From a single Candidatus Abyssobacteria bacterium SURF_5 genomic region:
- a CDS encoding serine hydroxymethyltransferase, with the protein MRPTDRKETALGVVYEKVSALAKTDPEIAKAIECEYERQRTKLQLIPSENYASSAVLEAQGSVMTNKYAEGYPAHRYYRGCENMDVVEALAIDRAKKLFGAEHANVQPHSGSQANMAVYFSMLRQGDMLMGMRLSHGGHLTHGAPASFSGRFFQIESYGVDPKTEVLDYDAVRRHALRCKPKMIVVGASAYPRNIDFAAFGEIAREVGAYLMADIAHIAGLIAGGVHPSPFPHADFVTVTTHKTLRGPRGGLILCKSKYAHEIDKMVFPGIQGGPLMHVIAAKAVSLKEAMTGEFAEYQRQIVLNARRLARELSERGFRLVSDGTDTHLMLVDLTNRSITGKEAAEVLDQAGITVNMNTIPYDKLGPAVTSGIRPGTPAVTTRGMGEAEMVLIAQFIDDALNARKDVKRLAQIREKVRELCERFPMPNGL; encoded by the coding sequence ATGCGTCCAACCGACAGAAAGGAAACCGCATTGGGAGTAGTCTACGAGAAAGTTAGCGCACTCGCCAAGACCGATCCGGAAATCGCAAAGGCCATCGAATGTGAATATGAGCGGCAGCGCACAAAGCTCCAGTTGATCCCGTCGGAAAACTACGCAAGCTCCGCAGTCCTCGAAGCGCAGGGGAGCGTGATGACCAACAAATACGCGGAGGGTTATCCCGCTCACCGGTACTACCGCGGATGCGAGAATATGGATGTGGTGGAGGCGCTCGCGATCGACCGCGCCAAAAAACTGTTCGGCGCCGAGCACGCCAACGTCCAGCCGCATTCGGGCTCGCAGGCGAATATGGCCGTCTACTTCAGCATGCTCCGGCAGGGCGACATGCTGATGGGCATGAGACTATCGCACGGTGGGCATCTGACCCATGGCGCTCCCGCAAGTTTCTCGGGACGCTTCTTTCAGATCGAATCCTATGGGGTTGACCCGAAAACCGAAGTGCTCGATTACGACGCTGTCAGGCGGCACGCGCTCAGGTGCAAACCGAAAATGATCGTGGTCGGCGCAAGCGCGTATCCGCGTAACATTGATTTCGCCGCCTTCGGTGAAATAGCCCGGGAGGTCGGCGCCTATCTCATGGCCGATATCGCGCACATCGCGGGATTGATCGCCGGCGGGGTGCATCCCAGTCCGTTTCCACATGCCGATTTCGTGACTGTCACCACCCACAAGACTCTGCGCGGGCCGCGCGGCGGCTTGATCTTGTGCAAGAGCAAATACGCGCACGAAATAGACAAGATGGTTTTCCCCGGCATTCAGGGCGGGCCGCTGATGCACGTGATCGCGGCCAAAGCGGTTTCGTTGAAAGAGGCGATGACCGGCGAGTTCGCCGAGTACCAGCGGCAGATCGTCTTGAATGCGCGCCGCCTCGCGCGCGAGTTAAGCGAGCGCGGGTTCCGCCTGGTTTCGGATGGAACGGATACTCATTTGATGCTGGTCGACCTGACCAATCGCTCCATCACCGGGAAGGAGGCCGCCGAAGTTCTCGATCAGGCCGGGATCACCGTCAACATGAACACGATTCCGTACGACAAGCTCGGACCGGCCGTAACCAGTGGAATTCGGCCCGGCACGCCTGCGGTCACCACTCGCGGAATGGGCGAAGCGGAGATGGTGCTCATCGCGCAGTTCATCGATGACGCCCTCAACGCGCGGAAAGATGTGAAGCGGCTTGCGCAGATCAGGGAGAAAGTGCGCGAGCTGTGCGAGCGGTTCCCGATGCCCAACGGCCTCTAA
- the rpiB gene encoding ribose 5-phosphate isomerase B: MKLAIASDHAGFELKEDLRNYLARAGHAVEDFGCYEPESCDYPDYAQKLCEAVLANLVERGILICGTGLGMSYAANRYPGIRAALCTNTYMAEMSRSHNDANILVMGARLIDGAAARDVLDVWLKTPFEGGRHLRRIQKIENGTRTTGR, encoded by the coding sequence ATGAAATTGGCCATTGCCTCTGACCACGCCGGATTCGAGCTGAAAGAAGACCTGCGGAATTATCTGGCGCGCGCGGGGCACGCCGTCGAGGACTTCGGCTGCTATGAGCCCGAGTCGTGCGATTACCCCGATTACGCCCAGAAACTGTGCGAGGCGGTCCTGGCCAACCTGGTCGAGCGCGGCATTCTCATTTGCGGGACCGGCCTCGGGATGAGCTATGCGGCAAATAGATATCCCGGCATCCGAGCCGCCCTATGCACGAATACCTACATGGCGGAGATGTCGCGCTCTCATAATGACGCGAATATCCTCGTCATGGGCGCCCGTCTGATCGACGGCGCAGCGGCCCGTGATGTTCTTGATGTTTGGTTGAAAACACCCTTCGAGGGGGGAAGGCACCTCAGGCGCATTCAGAAGATCGAGAATGGGACGAGAACCACCGGGCGTTGA
- a CDS encoding threonylcarbamoyl-AMP synthase, protein MKIFELNPESPEPNLLHEIGSLLKKGGIIAYPTDTFYAVGGDAFNHEVHHRVRIMKGREANKPFPFIMDKAERLAEWGITLSPLAAAAAERFWPGPLSLIIQDSGTLPADVVDARGTLCVRVPANRIARTISGSVGGLVIATSANPAGKKPARTAREATSWFKGEVDAVVDGGPSPSSLPSTIVEVTGRKMIILREGVISVDQLMALTNDIDKEIFFQEGNGS, encoded by the coding sequence ATGAAGATATTCGAACTGAATCCTGAATCGCCCGAGCCCAACCTGCTTCATGAGATCGGTTCTCTCCTGAAAAAAGGTGGAATCATCGCGTATCCGACTGATACCTTCTACGCGGTGGGCGGTGACGCCTTCAATCACGAAGTCCACCACCGCGTGCGAATCATGAAGGGACGGGAGGCAAACAAGCCGTTTCCGTTCATCATGGATAAGGCGGAGCGGCTGGCGGAATGGGGAATCACTCTGAGCCCGCTTGCGGCTGCGGCCGCCGAACGGTTTTGGCCGGGCCCGCTCTCGCTCATAATCCAGGATTCTGGGACGCTGCCGGCCGACGTCGTGGACGCGCGGGGGACTCTATGCGTCCGGGTGCCGGCCAACAGGATCGCGCGCACGATTTCCGGCTCGGTCGGCGGGCTCGTGATAGCGACGAGCGCGAATCCGGCAGGCAAAAAGCCTGCCCGCACCGCGCGCGAAGCAACATCGTGGTTCAAAGGGGAAGTCGATGCCGTGGTGGACGGCGGCCCCAGTCCCTCGAGCTTGCCCTCCACAATAGTGGAGGTAACGGGAAGAAAAATGATAATATTAAGAGAAGGAGTGATTTCGGTCGATCAGCTCATGGCTCTGACAAATGACATCGACAAGGAGATTTTCTTCCAGGAAGGAAACGGATCATGA
- the rdgB gene encoding RdgB/HAM1 family non-canonical purine NTP pyrophosphatase has translation MKLLLGTNNPGKVREISKFLEGVPLEIISLRTFEEIVPVRETEKSFLANARLKASEYFRQTGLLTLAEDSGLQIDALDGQPGPLSARFAGEEASDADNVTKVLRLLRGIKPARRTARFVCVVAITDGRKIWIATGKCEGRIATRPCGKSGFGYDPIFIPNGYKSTFARLGDTVKDQVSHRAEAFCKVRRILERITGSPKYAADDAPRIRKRS, from the coding sequence ATGAAGCTTCTGCTCGGAACCAACAATCCCGGGAAAGTCAGGGAGATCTCGAAATTTCTTGAGGGCGTGCCGCTCGAAATTATCAGTCTCCGGACGTTCGAAGAGATTGTTCCCGTTCGCGAAACGGAGAAATCCTTCCTGGCGAATGCCCGCTTGAAAGCTTCCGAATATTTCCGCCAGACGGGCCTGTTGACCCTTGCGGAAGACTCGGGCTTGCAAATTGATGCGCTCGACGGTCAGCCCGGCCCGCTCTCGGCCCGATTTGCCGGAGAGGAAGCTTCCGATGCTGACAACGTCACAAAAGTGCTTCGCCTGTTGCGGGGGATCAAGCCCGCCCGCAGAACCGCCCGGTTTGTTTGCGTTGTCGCCATTACCGACGGCAGAAAAATCTGGATTGCGACCGGCAAATGCGAGGGCAGAATTGCGACGCGGCCCTGTGGAAAATCCGGTTTCGGATATGACCCCATCTTCATTCCGAACGGCTACAAGTCGACGTTCGCGCGACTCGGGGATACGGTGAAGGATCAGGTCAGTCATCGAGCCGAAGCTTTCTGCAAAGTGAGGCGAATTCTGGAGAGAATAACCGGCAGCCCGAAATATGCCGCCGATGATGCTCCCCGCATTCGCAAGCGCAGTTGA